The DNA segment GTACACCATCGAGGACCAACGCCTTGAGTGCCGCACGCCGCTCGGGATGCTCCGCGAGGTAATGCACCGCCAGCGCGCCACCAATGCTCTGGCCAAGCATCACGACCGGTTTGTGCTGCACCTCCGGCGCCTGGTCGAGCCAGGCGAAGGCGGCGTCCATGTCCTGGTAGATCGCCGGTAAGCTGGGCGAACCCTCGGAGCGCCCGTAGCCCCGATAATCCAGCAACAGCACCTGGTAGCCTTGGGCCGGCAGCCACCAGCTGCCACCGAGATGGCTGGCGACATTGCCGCCGTTGCCATGCAGGTGCAGCACCGTCCCCTTCACCTCCACGCCCGGCTTGGCCGGCAGCCACCAGGCATGCAGGCGCGTACCGTCGGCCGCGCTCAGACTGATGTCGCGGTACTCCAGCCTGGCCTTTTCCGGGGTGAAGGACAGGTGACGGTCGGGGTAGAAGAGCAACGAACTGCAGCCTTGCAGGAGCAGAGCAAGGAGGATCAGCAGAGTGCGGGAAGCGGGCATGTGTATTTCCTTCCTGAAACATCACAGGCCAGCCCTGCGGGCTGGTTGGCGAATGAATTCGCCCCTTCTATGAAGATCTCGGTGTCAAGGCCTGTTCCTCCGATTCATGACTTGGGGCACGCATCAAGGCAGCGGGGCATGC comes from the Pseudomonas sp. TCU-HL1 genome and includes:
- a CDS encoding alpha/beta hydrolase — translated: MPASRTLLILLALLLQGCSSLLFYPDRHLSFTPEKARLEYRDISLSAADGTRLHAWWLPAKPGVEVKGTVLHLHGNGGNVASHLGGSWWLPAQGYQVLLLDYRGYGRSEGSPSLPAIYQDMDAAFAWLDQAPEVQHKPVVMLGQSIGGALAVHYLAEHPERRAALKALVLDGVPASYREVAQYSLSNAWITWPLQVPLSWLVPDGDSAIRAIGALKGLPMLIYHSIDDPVVPLSNGVRLYQAAPPPRVFQPVRGGHVQTFADPTWRQVMLLYLEDPKGFVGLRRLAEVPNTESPQ